A genome region from Labilibaculum antarcticum includes the following:
- the rpsJ gene encoding 30S ribosomal protein S10, protein MSQKIRIKLKSYDHNLVDNSAEKIVKTVKATGAVVSGPIPLPTHKRIFTVLRSTFVNKKSREQFQLSSFKRLIDIYSSTASTIDALMKLELPSGVEVEIKV, encoded by the coding sequence ATGAGCCAAAAGATTAGAATTAAACTGAAATCTTACGATCACAACTTGGTTGATAACTCAGCTGAGAAAATCGTAAAGACAGTTAAGGCTACAGGAGCAGTAGTAAGTGGTCCTATTCCACTTCCTACTCACAAAAGAATTTTTACCGTTCTTCGTTCAACTTTCGTGAACAAGAAATCAAGAGAGCAGTTTCAACTTTCTTCTTTCAAACGTCTAATTGATATTTACAGTTCTACTGCAAGTACAATTGATGCTCTGATGAAACTAGAGTTGCCTAGTGGAGTAGAAGTAGAGATTAAAGTTTGA
- the rplX gene encoding 50S ribosomal protein L24, with the protein MRKKLHIKKGDTVIVNSGESKGMEGKVLEVLVDKQRAIVEGANMISKHTKPNAENPQGGIVKKEAGIHISNLNVKDASTGKATRVGRRIGDDNKLVRYSKKSGEEIK; encoded by the coding sequence ATGCGAAAAAAATTACATATTAAAAAAGGTGATACCGTTATTGTAAATTCGGGGGAATCAAAAGGTATGGAAGGTAAGGTATTAGAAGTTTTAGTTGACAAGCAACGAGCAATTGTTGAAGGAGCTAATATGATTTCTAAGCATACTAAACCTAATGCTGAAAATCCTCAGGGCGGTATTGTTAAAAAAGAAGCTGGAATTCACATTTCGAATTTAAATGTGAAAGATGCTTCTACCGGAAAAGCTACCCGTGTTGGTAGACGTATCGGTGATGACAATAAATTAGTTAGATATTCTAAAAAGTCAGGGGAGGAGATTAAGTAA
- the rplW gene encoding 50S ribosomal protein L23 has translation MEILIKPIVTEKMTAQGEKLNRFGFVVDRRAKKIEIKKAIESMYNVKVAAVNTMNYQGKQKSRFTKAGAIEGRTASFKKAIVTLVEGEKIDFYSNI, from the coding sequence ATGGAAATTTTAATCAAGCCGATCGTTACTGAAAAAATGACAGCCCAAGGCGAAAAATTAAATCGCTTTGGATTTGTTGTGGATCGTAGAGCAAAGAAGATCGAAATTAAAAAGGCAATTGAGTCAATGTACAACGTTAAAGTAGCGGCTGTCAATACCATGAATTATCAGGGTAAGCAAAAGAGTCGGTTTACAAAAGCGGGTGCAATTGAAGGAAGAACTGCTTCTTTTAAGAAAGCGATCGTGACTTTAGTTGAGGGTGAAAAAATAGATTTTTATAGCAATATTTAA
- the rpsQ gene encoding 30S ribosomal protein S17, which produces MERNLRKERIGVVLSNKMEKSITIVVHTKEKHPIYGKFVTKSKKFTAHDEENTCNEGDTVKIMETRPISKNKSWRLVEIIERAK; this is translated from the coding sequence ATGGAAAGAAATCTTAGAAAAGAACGTATCGGGGTTGTGTTGAGCAATAAAATGGAAAAATCCATTACGATTGTTGTGCATACCAAGGAAAAGCACCCAATTTACGGAAAGTTTGTGACCAAGTCGAAGAAATTCACTGCTCACGACGAGGAAAACACCTGCAATGAAGGTGATACCGTAAAAATCATGGAAACCCGACCTATTAGTAAAAATAAGAGTTGGAGATTAGTTGAAATTATTGAAAGAGCTAAGTAA
- the rpsG gene encoding 30S ribosomal protein S7 produces the protein MRKSRPKKRVLLPDPKFNDILVTRFVNDLMVDGKKNLSFKVFYDALDIVKEKTEKIEKSPLEIWKKSLENITPAVEVKSRRVGGATFQVPTEIRAERKVSIGIKSMILYARKRSGKSMAEKLSAEILGGYNEEGGAYKKKEDTHRMAEANRAFAHFRF, from the coding sequence ATGAGAAAGTCAAGACCAAAAAAGAGGGTTTTATTACCAGATCCTAAGTTCAATGATATTCTGGTAACAAGATTCGTAAATGACTTAATGGTTGATGGAAAGAAAAATCTTTCTTTTAAAGTATTCTATGATGCTTTAGATATCGTTAAGGAAAAGACAGAGAAAATTGAGAAATCTCCACTTGAGATTTGGAAAAAATCTTTGGAAAACATCACTCCAGCTGTTGAGGTTAAGAGCCGACGCGTAGGTGGAGCAACCTTCCAGGTTCCTACAGAAATTCGTGCAGAAAGAAAAGTATCAATCGGTATTAAAAGTATGATACTTTATGCACGTAAAAGATCTGGTAAATCTATGGCTGAAAAATTGTCTGCGGAAATTCTTGGTGGCTACAATGAAGAAGGTGGAGCTTACAAGAAGAAAGAAGACACACATAGAATGGCTGAAGCTAACCGTGCTTTTGCTCACTTTAGATTTTAA
- the rplV gene encoding 50S ribosomal protein L22 produces MGARKRIKANQIKEENKSKAFASLRNVPTSPRKMRLVTDMVRGMEVNRALDVLRFSPKEASNRVEKLLLSAIANWQAKNEGQRIEESALYVKEISVDSARILKRLRPAPQGRAHRIKKRSNHVTILLGSKTAETDSTKE; encoded by the coding sequence ATGGGTGCAAGAAAAAGAATAAAAGCAAACCAGATAAAGGAGGAAAACAAGAGCAAAGCATTTGCTAGCTTGAGAAATGTTCCTACTTCACCTCGCAAAATGAGACTTGTTACCGATATGGTAAGAGGTATGGAGGTGAATCGAGCTTTAGATGTACTTCGTTTCAGTCCGAAAGAAGCGTCTAATCGCGTTGAAAAACTATTGCTTTCTGCTATTGCCAACTGGCAAGCTAAGAATGAAGGGCAAAGAATTGAGGAGAGTGCATTATACGTTAAAGAAATTAGCGTTGATTCTGCAAGAATCCTTAAACGTCTAAGACCTGCCCCTCAGGGAAGAGCACATAGAATTAAGAAGAGATCTAATCATGTAACTATATTGTTGGGTAGCAAGACTGCTGAAACCGATAGTACTAAAGAATAG
- the rpsS gene encoding 30S ribosomal protein S19 translates to MSRSLKKGPFIDFKLERRVLGQNESGKKTVVKTWSRRSMISPDFVGHTIAVHNGNKFIPVYVTENMVGHKLGEFAPTRTFRGHADKRKR, encoded by the coding sequence ATGAGTCGTTCATTAAAAAAAGGACCTTTTATCGATTTCAAACTGGAAAGACGAGTATTGGGACAAAACGAATCAGGTAAAAAGACAGTTGTCAAAACCTGGTCAAGACGTTCAATGATCTCTCCGGATTTCGTAGGTCATACGATTGCCGTGCACAACGGAAACAAATTCATTCCTGTTTATGTTACTGAAAACATGGTAGGACATAAATTAGGTGAATTTGCGCCAACTCGTACTTTTAGAGGACATGCTGACAAGAGAAAACGATAA
- the rpsH gene encoding 30S ribosomal protein S8, with the protein MTDPIADFLTRLRNGIMANHKVVDIPASNVKKEMTKILKDKGYILNYKFVDDGVQGTIKIALKYNPETKISAIKNLKRVSKPGLRKYCGATELPRVLNGLGIAILSTSQGVMTDKEARQKNVGGEILCYVY; encoded by the coding sequence ATGACAGATCCAATAGCAGATTTTCTTACACGTTTAAGAAATGGGATTATGGCAAACCACAAAGTGGTTGATATTCCTGCTTCTAACGTAAAAAAAGAAATGACAAAAATTCTTAAGGATAAAGGTTATATCCTTAATTACAAGTTTGTTGATGATGGGGTTCAAGGCACTATTAAAATTGCTTTGAAATACAATCCGGAGACAAAAATCTCGGCAATCAAAAATCTTAAAAGGGTAAGTAAGCCTGGTTTGAGAAAATATTGTGGAGCAACTGAATTACCTCGTGTACTAAACGGTTTGGGAATTGCGATTCTCTCTACTTCTCAGGGAGTAATGACTGACAAGGAAGCTCGTCAGAAAAACGTTGGTGGCGAAATATTGTGTTACGTTTATTAA
- the rplP gene encoding 50S ribosomal protein L16, producing MLQPKRTKFRRQQKGRIKGNAGRGTELAFGSFGIKSLETKWITGRQIEAARVAVTRYMQRQGQIWIRIFPDKPITKKPAEVRMGKGKGAPEGFVAPVSPGRMLFECEGVPFLVAKEALRLAAQKLPVTTRFVVRRDYVENSND from the coding sequence ATGTTACAACCAAAAAGAACAAAATTTAGGAGACAACAAAAGGGACGAATCAAAGGGAATGCCGGTCGTGGTACAGAACTAGCATTTGGATCTTTTGGGATCAAATCACTTGAAACTAAGTGGATCACTGGTCGTCAAATTGAAGCTGCTCGTGTGGCAGTAACCCGATATATGCAAAGACAAGGTCAAATCTGGATCAGAATTTTTCCAGACAAGCCAATCACTAAGAAGCCTGCAGAGGTTCGTATGGGTAAAGGTAAAGGTGCACCGGAAGGATTCGTTGCTCCTGTTTCACCAGGAAGAATGTTATTCGAATGTGAAGGAGTACCTTTTTTAGTAGCAAAAGAAGCTTTACGCTTAGCTGCTCAAAAATTACCTGTAACTACCAGATTTGTCGTAAGACGTGATTATGTAGAAAATTCAAATGATTAA
- the rplE gene encoding 50S ribosomal protein L5, producing the protein MSYIPTLKKQYTEEVIPTLMKEFSYKSVMQAPQLTKIVINQGVGSAIADKKILEFSVNEMTSITGQKAVQTLSSKDISNFKLRKGMPVGTTVTLRRERMYEFLEKLVRVALPRIRDFKGINAKFDGRGNYTLGIEEQIIFPEIVLDEINKIMGMNITFVTTANTDEEALALLKEFGLPFKNLKK; encoded by the coding sequence ATGAGCTATATACCGACTCTTAAAAAACAATATACAGAAGAAGTAATTCCTACTTTAATGAAGGAATTTTCTTACAAGTCTGTAATGCAAGCACCTCAATTAACGAAGATAGTAATTAATCAAGGTGTTGGCTCGGCAATTGCTGATAAGAAAATCTTAGAATTTTCGGTTAACGAAATGACTTCGATCACTGGTCAAAAAGCAGTTCAAACTCTTTCTTCGAAAGATATCTCGAACTTTAAACTTCGTAAAGGTATGCCAGTTGGTACAACTGTTACTTTACGTCGTGAGCGCATGTATGAATTCCTTGAGAAATTAGTTCGTGTTGCCTTGCCACGTATCCGTGACTTTAAAGGTATCAATGCTAAATTTGATGGTAGAGGAAACTATACTTTAGGTATCGAAGAACAAATTATTTTTCCTGAGATTGTTTTGGATGAAATAAACAAGATCATGGGTATGAATATTACCTTCGTTACAACTGCAAATACCGATGAAGAAGCACTTGCTTTATTAAAGGAATTTGGGTTACCATTTAAAAATCTAAAAAAATAA
- the rpsC gene encoding 30S ribosomal protein S3 produces MGQKINPIANRLGIIRGWDSNWFGGKNYGEKLVEDTKIRKYLNARLAKASISKIIIERTLKLITITVNTARPGIIIGKGGQEVDKLKEELKKITDKEVQINIFEIKRPEMDAVIVANNIARQIEGRIAYRRAIKMAVASTMRMGAEGIKIQISGRLNGAEMARSEMHKEGRTPLHTFRADIDYCLAEALTTYGLLGIKVWICKGEVYGKRDLTPNAGMRDGRAPKGKGGFNRRKKK; encoded by the coding sequence ATGGGACAAAAAATAAATCCAATTGCGAATAGATTAGGAATCATCCGAGGATGGGATTCTAACTGGTTTGGTGGGAAAAACTACGGTGAAAAGCTTGTTGAAGATACCAAAATTAGAAAGTATCTGAATGCTCGTTTAGCTAAAGCAAGTATTTCTAAGATCATTATCGAAAGAACTCTAAAATTAATTACTATCACTGTTAACACTGCTCGTCCTGGTATTATTATCGGGAAAGGTGGTCAAGAGGTTGATAAATTGAAAGAAGAGTTGAAGAAGATTACTGACAAAGAAGTACAAATTAACATCTTTGAAATTAAGCGTCCGGAAATGGATGCAGTAATCGTTGCTAATAATATCGCACGTCAAATTGAAGGTCGTATCGCCTATCGTCGTGCAATTAAGATGGCAGTTGCTTCTACTATGAGAATGGGTGCAGAGGGAATAAAAATACAAATTTCTGGTCGTTTGAATGGTGCTGAGATGGCCCGTTCTGAAATGCACAAGGAAGGACGTACCCCGCTACACACCTTTAGAGCTGATATCGATTATTGTTTAGCCGAAGCATTAACAACTTACGGTTTACTAGGTATCAAAGTTTGGATCTGTAAAGGTGAGGTTTACGGCAAACGTGACCTAACTCCTAACGCAGGAATGCGTGATGGAAGAGCTCCAAAAGGAAAAGGTGGTTTTAATAGAAGAAAAAAGAAGTAG
- the rplD gene encoding 50S ribosomal protein L4 — protein MELTILSTSGEDTGRKIELNNLVFGIEPNEHAIYLDVKQYLANQRQGTHKSKERAEISGSTRKIKKQKGTGTARAGSIKSGVFRGGGRIFGPRPRNYSFKLNKKLKQLARRSALTLKAQNNSLLVVEDFNFEAVKTKSFVELQNNLKVSDKKVLLVLAEDNKNIYLSSRNLKNVEVVRVSDLATYDIMKASTLLFVESSVKGLDEMFKLN, from the coding sequence ATGGAATTAACTATATTAAGTACATCTGGAGAAGATACAGGCAGAAAAATTGAGTTAAATAACTTAGTTTTTGGAATTGAACCAAACGAACACGCAATCTACTTAGACGTTAAGCAGTATTTAGCTAACCAACGTCAGGGAACTCACAAATCGAAAGAAAGAGCTGAGATCTCAGGTAGTACTAGAAAGATTAAGAAACAAAAAGGTACGGGTACAGCTCGTGCTGGTAGTATCAAATCTGGAGTGTTTAGAGGCGGAGGACGTATTTTTGGTCCACGTCCAAGAAATTACAGTTTCAAATTGAATAAGAAATTGAAGCAACTAGCTCGTCGTTCAGCTTTAACATTAAAAGCTCAGAATAACTCATTGTTAGTAGTGGAAGATTTCAATTTTGAAGCTGTAAAGACAAAAAGTTTTGTTGAACTTCAAAATAACTTGAAAGTATCTGATAAAAAAGTGCTTTTAGTGTTAGCTGAAGACAATAAAAACATATATTTGTCTTCTCGTAATTTGAAGAATGTTGAAGTTGTACGTGTTTCTGATCTTGCAACTTATGACATCATGAAAGCTTCAACTTTGTTATTTGTAGAGAGCTCAGTAAAGGGGCTCGATGAAATGTTTAAACTAAATTAA
- the rplN gene encoding 50S ribosomal protein L14 — translation MIQTESRLIVADNSGAKEVLCIRVLGGTKKRYASIGDKIVVTVKNSIAGSEMKKGTVTKAVVVRTKKEIRRPDGSYIRFDDNACVLLNTTGEMRGTRIFGPVARELRDTDMKIVSLAPEVL, via the coding sequence ATGATACAAACAGAAAGTAGACTAATAGTTGCTGATAACAGCGGAGCCAAAGAAGTTCTTTGTATTCGTGTGTTGGGCGGTACTAAAAAGCGCTATGCTTCGATTGGTGACAAAATTGTTGTTACCGTAAAGAATTCTATAGCCGGTTCCGAAATGAAAAAAGGAACAGTAACAAAAGCGGTTGTTGTTCGCACCAAAAAGGAGATTAGAAGACCAGACGGATCCTATATTCGCTTCGATGATAACGCATGTGTATTATTGAATACAACTGGTGAAATGAGAGGAACCCGTATTTTTGGACCTGTTGCAAGAGAATTACGCGATACTGATATGAAGATCGTTTCTCTGGCACCAGAAGTTTTATAA
- the rpmC gene encoding 50S ribosomal protein L29, translated as MKNSEIKELTTTEIVEKVDFEKSTLTRFKLNHAISPLENPLQIKVTRRNIARLVTELRHRQLTDK; from the coding sequence ATGAAGAATTCAGAAATTAAAGAGTTAACAACAACGGAAATAGTAGAAAAGGTAGATTTTGAAAAATCTACATTAACTCGATTCAAACTAAATCACGCTATTTCACCTTTGGAAAATCCTTTGCAAATAAAGGTAACCCGACGTAACATTGCTAGACTTGTAACTGAGTTGCGTCACAGGCAATTAACTGATAAGTAA
- the rpsL gene encoding 30S ribosomal protein S12: MPTIQQLVRKGRTKLIDKSKAPALDSCPQRRGVCVRVYTTTPKKPNSAMRKVARVRLTNGKEVNAYIPGEGHNLQEHSIVLIRGGRVKDLPGVRYHLVRGALDASGVEGRMQRRSKYGTKRPKAKK, encoded by the coding sequence ATGCCTACAATTCAACAGTTAGTTAGAAAAGGAAGAACCAAGCTTATCGATAAAAGCAAGGCTCCGGCATTGGATTCTTGTCCACAAAGGAGAGGGGTTTGTGTTCGTGTGTATACAACTACACCTAAGAAGCCTAACTCGGCTATGCGTAAAGTAGCTCGTGTTAGATTAACTAACGGAAAAGAAGTGAATGCTTACATTCCAGGAGAAGGACACAACTTGCAGGAGCACTCGATCGTTTTGATCAGAGGTGGTCGTGTAAAAGACCTTCCAGGTGTAAGATATCACCTTGTCCGTGGTGCACTAGATGCTTCAGGAGTAGAAGGTCGTATGCAACGTCGTTCTAAGTATGGTACTAAGAGACCAAAAGCTAAAAAGTAA
- the rpsN gene encoding 30S ribosomal protein S14, with the protein MAKESMKAREVKRQKLVEKYAAKRAQLKEEGDYIGLSRLPKNSSPVRLHNRCKITGRPKGYMRQFGISRITFREMASYGLIPGVKKASW; encoded by the coding sequence ATGGCTAAAGAATCAATGAAAGCTCGCGAAGTTAAGCGTCAAAAGCTTGTTGAAAAATACGCAGCAAAAAGAGCTCAACTAAAAGAGGAAGGCGATTACATCGGACTTAGTCGTTTGCCAAAAAATTCTTCACCTGTTAGATTGCATAACAGATGTAAAATTACTGGCCGTCCTAAAGGATACATGAGACAATTCGGTATTAGTCGTATCACTTTTCGTGAAATGGCTTCTTACGGATTAATCCCAGGTGTTAAGAAGGCGAGTTGGTAA
- the fusA gene encoding elongation factor G — translation MAKRDLKYTRNIGIMAHIDAGKTTTTERILYYTGVSHKIGEVHDGAATMDWMEQEQERGITITSAATTCFWDYDSQKYQVNIIDTPGHVDFTVEVERSLRVLDGAVACFCAVGGVEAQSETVWRQANKYKVPRMGFVNKMDRSGADFFKAVREVREKLGANPIPVQIPIGSEESFKGVVDLISMKAVIWYDDENGTNYILEEIPDYLVAEANEWRETLVEAVAIHDEDMMERFFEDSDSITEEELIAVIRKATIAMDIVPMLCGSAFKNKGVQRLLDAIITYMPSPLDVEAIVGKVPGTDEVISRQPSVDEPLAALAFKIATDPFVGRLAFTRLYSGSIDAGSYVYNVRTGNKERISRLYQMHSNKQNAIDRVEAGDICACVGFKDIRTGDTLCHKESQIELESMDFPEPVIGIAIEPLTQKDLDRMGMALAKLAEEDPTFHVKTDEESGQTVISGMGELHLDIIVDRLKREFKVECNQGAPQVAYKEAIKGSVSHRQVFKKQSGGRGKFADIVFELSPVDADFEGEGLQFVDKIKGGNIPKEFVPSVQKGFKEAMKNGVLAGYSVDTLKVVLLDGSFHPVDSDQLSFELAAKQGYREACAKANPILLEPIMKIEVITPEEYMGDIIGDLNKRRGQIEGMESKHGARVVNATVPLSEQFGYVTVLRTLSSGRANSSMEFDHFAEVPKGIAKEVVEKAKGKVELL, via the coding sequence ATGGCAAAAAGAGATTTAAAATACACCAGAAATATTGGTATCATGGCGCACATCGACGCCGGTAAAACAACTACAACAGAACGTATTTTGTATTATACCGGAGTTTCTCACAAAATTGGTGAGGTGCATGATGGTGCGGCTACTATGGACTGGATGGAGCAAGAGCAAGAGCGAGGTATTACAATTACTTCTGCTGCAACTACCTGTTTCTGGGATTACGATAGCCAAAAATATCAAGTAAATATTATTGATACTCCAGGTCACGTTGACTTTACTGTTGAAGTAGAGCGTTCATTGCGTGTGTTGGACGGTGCTGTTGCATGTTTCTGTGCAGTTGGTGGTGTTGAGGCACAATCAGAAACAGTTTGGAGACAAGCTAATAAATATAAAGTACCACGTATGGGCTTTGTGAATAAGATGGACCGTTCTGGTGCTGACTTTTTCAAAGCTGTTCGTGAAGTAAGAGAAAAATTAGGAGCTAATCCAATTCCTGTTCAAATTCCTATCGGATCAGAAGAGAGCTTTAAAGGTGTGGTTGATTTAATCTCAATGAAAGCTGTTATTTGGTATGATGATGAGAATGGAACTAACTATATACTTGAGGAAATTCCTGATTATTTAGTTGCAGAAGCTAATGAGTGGAGAGAAACACTTGTTGAGGCTGTTGCAATACATGATGAGGACATGATGGAGCGTTTCTTTGAGGATTCAGATTCAATTACTGAAGAGGAACTTATTGCGGTTATTCGTAAGGCTACTATTGCTATGGATATTGTCCCAATGCTATGTGGATCAGCATTTAAAAATAAAGGTGTTCAGCGTTTGTTGGATGCAATTATTACTTATATGCCATCTCCTCTGGATGTAGAAGCTATTGTTGGTAAGGTTCCTGGAACAGACGAAGTGATTTCAAGACAACCTTCTGTTGATGAGCCGTTAGCTGCTTTAGCATTTAAAATTGCTACAGATCCATTTGTAGGTCGTTTGGCATTTACACGTTTGTATTCTGGTTCTATTGATGCAGGTTCTTACGTATACAATGTTAGAACAGGTAATAAAGAACGTATTTCACGTTTGTATCAAATGCACTCAAACAAGCAAAACGCTATTGACCGTGTTGAAGCTGGTGATATTTGTGCATGTGTTGGTTTTAAAGATATCCGTACTGGTGATACATTGTGTCATAAGGAATCACAAATCGAACTTGAGTCGATGGATTTCCCAGAGCCGGTAATTGGTATTGCAATTGAGCCTTTAACACAGAAAGATTTGGATAGAATGGGGATGGCTTTGGCTAAATTAGCTGAAGAAGATCCAACATTCCATGTTAAGACTGACGAGGAATCAGGACAAACAGTTATTAGTGGTATGGGTGAACTTCACTTGGATATCATTGTTGATCGTTTGAAGCGTGAATTCAAGGTAGAGTGTAATCAAGGTGCACCTCAGGTTGCTTATAAGGAAGCTATTAAAGGATCTGTTAGTCACCGTCAGGTGTTCAAAAAACAGTCTGGTGGTCGCGGTAAATTTGCTGATATCGTTTTCGAATTATCTCCTGTAGATGCAGATTTCGAAGGTGAAGGATTACAGTTTGTTGACAAGATTAAAGGTGGTAATATTCCTAAGGAATTTGTTCCTTCTGTGCAGAAAGGTTTCAAAGAAGCAATGAAAAATGGTGTTTTGGCAGGTTATTCTGTTGATACATTAAAAGTTGTATTGCTTGACGGATCTTTCCATCCGGTTGATTCTGATCAGCTTTCTTTCGAGTTGGCTGCTAAGCAGGGTTACCGTGAAGCTTGTGCAAAAGCGAATCCAATACTTCTTGAGCCTATCATGAAAATTGAAGTTATTACTCCTGAGGAATACATGGGAGATATTATTGGTGACTTGAATAAGCGTAGAGGTCAGATTGAAGGAATGGAATCTAAGCATGGAGCACGTGTTGTTAATGCTACAGTACCATTGTCAGAACAATTTGGATACGTTACTGTTTTAAGAACCTTATCTTCTGGTCGAGCAAATTCTTCTATGGAATTTGATCACTTTGCTGAAGTGCCAAAAGGTATTGCAAAGGAAGTGGTTGAGAAGGCCAAAGGTAAAGTAGAATTATTATAG
- the rplB gene encoding 50S ribosomal protein L2, which yields MAVRKLRPVTPGQRHKIQNTFEQVTTDKPEKSLLRPMKKTGGRNNSGKMTMRYIGGGHKRRYRVIDFKRDKDGVPAKVVSIEYDPNRTARIALLVYADGEKRYIVAPNGLEVGQSLLSGDKISPEIGNSMPLSDIPLGTIIHNIELRPSQGAVMARSAGAYAQLVARAGKYASIKLPSSEVRMILVTCKATIGTVSNTDHGLERSGKAGRSRWLGRRPRVRGVVMNPVDHPMGGGEGKSSGGHPRSRTGVLAKGFKTRAKKNVSNKYIVERRKK from the coding sequence ATGGCTGTACGTAAATTAAGACCTGTAACACCTGGTCAAAGGCATAAGATTCAGAATACCTTTGAGCAGGTTACTACAGATAAACCTGAAAAATCATTGTTAAGACCAATGAAAAAGACCGGAGGTAGAAATAACTCTGGTAAGATGACAATGAGATATATAGGTGGTGGTCACAAAAGAAGATATCGAGTTATTGATTTCAAAAGAGACAAAGATGGCGTTCCAGCCAAAGTGGTTTCGATTGAGTACGATCCAAACCGTACTGCACGCATAGCTTTGCTAGTGTATGCTGACGGTGAGAAACGTTACATAGTCGCACCAAACGGACTGGAAGTTGGTCAATCTTTACTTTCTGGCGATAAAATTTCTCCTGAAATCGGAAATTCAATGCCATTATCTGATATCCCATTAGGTACTATAATTCATAATATTGAATTAAGACCCTCTCAAGGAGCAGTAATGGCTCGTAGCGCTGGTGCATATGCTCAACTCGTAGCACGAGCTGGCAAGTATGCATCCATCAAATTACCGTCTAGTGAAGTTAGAATGATTCTTGTGACCTGTAAGGCAACTATCGGAACTGTTTCAAATACCGACCATGGGTTGGAAAGAAGTGGTAAAGCTGGTCGTTCTCGTTGGTTGGGTAGAAGACCAAGAGTACGTGGTGTGGTAATGAATCCAGTAGATCACCCAATGGGTGGTGGTGAAGGTAAATCTTCAGGTGGACATCCACGCTCTAGAACAGGTGTTTTAGCGAAAGGTTTCAAAACCAGAGCTAAAAAGAATGTTTCTAATAAGTACATTGTTGAAAGAAGGAAAAAATAA
- the rplC gene encoding 50S ribosomal protein L3, with the protein MPGLIGKKIGMTSVYSAEGKHIPCTVIEAGPCVVTQVKTIETDGYEALQLAFEEKKEKRTTKALDGHFKKANTTPKRKLVEFSDFEAEYKLGDVITIDLIKESTFVDITGISKGKGFQGVVKRHGFAGVGGQTHGQHNRLRAPGSIGAASYPARVFKGMRMAGRMGGDTVKVQNLQVLKVIPENNLLLVKGSLPGSKGSYVIIEK; encoded by the coding sequence ATGCCAGGATTAATTGGAAAAAAAATCGGAATGACTTCCGTTTACAGTGCCGAGGGAAAACATATTCCATGCACTGTTATTGAGGCAGGTCCATGTGTTGTAACCCAGGTCAAAACTATTGAGACTGATGGTTACGAAGCACTTCAGTTGGCTTTCGAAGAAAAGAAAGAAAAGCGAACAACGAAGGCGCTAGATGGGCACTTTAAGAAAGCAAATACGACCCCTAAGAGAAAGCTTGTTGAATTCAGCGATTTCGAAGCTGAGTACAAATTAGGTGATGTAATTACTATTGATCTTATCAAAGAGTCTACTTTTGTAGATATTACAGGTATATCAAAGGGTAAAGGATTTCAAGGGGTAGTGAAACGCCACGGTTTTGCCGGCGTTGGAGGACAAACACACGGTCAACATAACCGTTTGCGTGCTCCAGGTTCTATTGGTGCGGCATCGTATCCTGCTCGAGTATTTAAGGGCATGAGAATGGCCGGACGTATGGGTGGAGACACAGTGAAGGTTCAAAACCTTCAGGTTCTTAAGGTGATTCCTGAGAACAATTTGTTATTAGTTAAAGGATCTCTTCCAGGGTCTAAGGGTTCATACGTAATTATCGAAAAATAA